The proteins below come from a single Indicator indicator isolate 239-I01 chromosome 12, UM_Iind_1.1, whole genome shotgun sequence genomic window:
- the MAFA gene encoding transcription factor MafA, with product MASELAMSAELPTSPLAIEYVNDFDLMKFEVKKEPAEAERLCHRLPAGSLSSTPLSTPCSSVPSSPSFCAPSPGGQPAPGPPTTTAASLGSKPQLEELYWMSGYQHHLNPEALNLTPEDAVEALIGAPHHHHHHHQGYEPFRPQPFGGEELPPAAHHHPGHHHHHHHHLRLEDRFSDDQLVSMSVRELNRQLRGFSKEEVIRLKQKRRTLKNRGYAQSCRYKRVQQRHILENEKCQLQSQVEQLKQEVTRLAKERDLYKEKYEKLAGRGGFPREPSPSTAPKPTADFFM from the coding sequence ATGGCCTCGGAGCTGGCAATGAGCGCGGAGCTGCCCACCAGCCCCCTCGCCATCGAGTACGTGAACGATTTCGACTTGATGAAGTTCGAAGTGAAGAAGGAACCGGCGGAGGCGGAGAGGCTGTGCCACCGTCTGCCTGCCGGGTCCCTGTCCTCCACCCCGCTCAGCACGCCCTGCTCCTCCGTGCCTTCCTCGCCCAGTTTCTGCGCTCcaagtcctggtggacaaccaGCACCAGGTCCCCCAACTACTacagctgcttccctgggctCCAAACCTCAGCTAGAGGAGCTATATTGGATGTCGGGTTACCAGCATCACCTGAATCCTGAAGCTCTCAACCTGACACCGGAGGATGCGGTGGAAGCGTTGATCGGAGCTCcacaccatcatcatcatcaccatcaagGTTACGAGCCTTTCCGACCTCAACCTTTTGGAGGTGAGGAGCTTCCTCCGGCAGCTCATCATCATCCTggtcaccaccatcaccaccatcaccacctgCGTTTGGAGGACCGCTTCTCCGACGACCAGTTGGTGAGTATGTCGGTACGAGAGCTCAACCGGCAGCTGCGGGGCTTCAGCAAGGAGGAGGTCATCCGCCTcaagcagaagaggaggacCTTGAAGAACCGAGGCTACGCTCAATCCTGCCGTTACAAGCGGGTCCAGCAGCGGCACATCCTGGAGAACGAGAAATGTCAACTCCAAAGTCAAGTGGAACAACTCAAGCAAGAGGTGACCCGCTTGGCCAAGGAAAGGGATCTGTACAAAGAAAAATACGAGAAGTTAGCCGGCCGGGGGGGCTTCCCAAGGGAACCCTCCCCATCCACAGCCCCCAAACCCACTGCCGACTTCTTTATGTGA